From a single Oncorhynchus tshawytscha isolate Ot180627B linkage group LG33, Otsh_v2.0, whole genome shotgun sequence genomic region:
- the brd3a gene encoding bromodomain-containing protein 3a isoform X2 yields the protein MSAVTSATPAPPQGVNPPPPEVTNPTKPGRKTNQLQYMQNVMVKTLWKHNFAWPFYVPVDAIKLGLPDYHKIIKQPMDMGTIKKRLEHNYYWSASECMQDFNTMFTNCYIYNKPTDDIVLMAQALEKIFLQKVAMMPQEEVELLPPTPKPKKSKSIGGLDGSESPPSFPGSTTSVIGSSTMSTITPKVPAVQCSPNAPMIPVVSPSQPLVKKGVKRKADTTTPTTSAITASRSESPSPVSEGKQGKVMSRRESTGRPIKAPKKDLVEGELGQHGSKRSRMSEQLKYCDSILKEMLSKKHAAYAWPFYKPVDAEALELHDYHEIIKHPMDLSTVKKKIDGREYPDAQMFAADVRIMFSNCYKYNPPDHEVVAMARKLQDVFEMRFAKMPDEPVELSPGAGGMVSKGDNSSSGDSSSSDCSDSEEERASRLAELQEQVGAEQCISVERPNGSGQGEKNGCTKRFQLKAVHEQLAALSQAPVSKPKKKDKKEKDKKKKDKDNKHSKTKTDEEKKAKSGQPAKQGQQKKPSRKANSTVTGSRQPKKGGRGYESDEEESLPMTYDEKRQLSLDINRLPGEKLGRVVHIIQSREPSLRDSNPDEIEIDFETLKPSTLRELERYVKSCLQKKQRKPQQKGAGTGASRLSGSSSSSDSGSSSSSGSSSDSSDSD from the exons ATGTCTGCTGTTACCTCAGCAACCCCGGCCCCTCCTCAGGGAGTCAACCCCCCACCCCCGGAGGTGACCAATCCCACCAAACCAGGTCGGAAAACCAACCAACTACAGTACATGCAGAATGTAATGGTCAAGACGTTGTGGAAGCATAACTTTGCCTGGCCCTTCTACGTGCCAGTCGATGCCATCAAATTGGGACTTCCG GATTACCATAAGATCATAAAGCAACCTATGGACATGGGAACCATCAAAAAGAGACTGGAGCATAACTACTATTGGAGTGCCAGTGAATGCATGCAGGACTTCAACACCATGTTCACCAACTGTTACATATATAACAAG CCAACAGATGACATTGTCCTGATGGCACAGGCCTTGGAGAAGATCTTCCTGCAGAAAGTTGCCATGATGCCCCAGGAGGAGGTGGAGCTTCTGCCTCCTACACCCAAACCCAAGAAAAGCAAAAGCATAG GTGGTCTGGATGGAAGTGAGTCACCACCGTCCTTCCCTGGCTCTACGACATCTGTGATTGGCTCTTCTACAATGTCTACCATTACCCCCAAAGTCCCAGCTGTGCAGTGCTCGCCCAATGCTCCCATGATTCCCGTCGTCTCACCCTCACAACCTCTTGTCAAA AAGGGGGTAAAGAGGAAAGCAGACACCACCACCCCCACGACATCTGCAATCACAGCCAGCCGGAGTGAATCTCCCAGCCCCGTCTCAGAGGGCAAGCAGGGTAAAGTGATGTCCAGAAGGGAGAGCACAGGCCGTCCGATCAAAGCTCCCAAGAAAGACCTTGTGGAAGGGGAGTTGGGCCAGCATGGCAGCAAGCGGAGCAGAATGAGTGAGCAGCTCAAGTACTGCGACAGTATCCTGAAGGAGATGTTGTCAAAGAAACATGCTGCGTATGCCTGGCCCTTCTATAAGCCTGTAGACGCTGAGGCTCTGGAGCTACATGACTACCACGAGATCATAAAGCACCCCATGGATCTCAGCACTGTCAAA AAAAAGATAGATGGCCGGGAGTATCCAGATGCACAGATGTTTGCAGCGGATGTTCGAataatgttctcaaattgttacAAGTATAACCCTCCAGATCACGAGGTTGTTGCCATGGCCAGAAAACTCCAG GATGTGTTTGAGATGCGTTTTGCTAAGATGCCTGATGAACCGGTGGAGCTGAGCCCCGGTGCAGGCGGTATGGTCAGTAAAGGTGACAACTCGAGCAGCGGTGACTCCTCCAGCTCGGACTGCTCCGACTCGGAGGAGGAGCGGGCCTCCCGGCTCGCCGAGCTGCAGGAACAGGTGGGTGCGGAACAG TGTATCTCTGTGGAGCGCCCCAATGGTAGCGGGCAGGGGGAAAAAAACGGGTGCACCAAGCGTTTTCAG CTAAAGGCTGTCCACGAACAGCTTGCCGCGCTCTCTCAGGCCCCTGTGAGCAAACCGAAGAAGAAAGACaagaaggagaaagacaagaaGAAGAAAGACAAGGACAACAAGCACAGCAAAACCAAGACGGACGAGGAGAAGAAGGCCAAGTCTGGGCAGCCTGCCAAGCAGGGCCAGCAGAAGAAACCCTCCAGGAAAGCCAACAGCACAGTGACTGGCTCCAG GCAACCAAAGAAGGGGGGCCGGGGCTACGAGTCTGACGAGGAGGAGTCCCTGCCTATGACGTACGACGAGAAGCGCCAGCTCAGCCTGGACATCAACAGGCTCCCAGGAGAGAAGCTGGGCCGGGTTGTGCACATCATCCAGTCCCGAGAGCCCTCGCTGCGAGACTCCAACCCAGACGAGATCGAGATTGACTTTGAGACGCTCAAACCCTCCACCCTACGCGAACTCGAGCGATACGTCAAGTCCTGTTTACAGAAGAAACAGCGGAAACCCCAAC agaagggtgctggtactggtgcgtCCCGTCTCAGCGGCAGCAGTAGTTCTTCAGATTCTGGCAGCAGCAGCTCCAGTGGGTCCAGTTCTGACAGCAGTGACTCCGACTGA
- the brd3a gene encoding bromodomain-containing protein 3a isoform X5, with product MSAVTSATPAPPQGVNPPPPEVTNPTKPGRKTNQLQYMQNVMVKTLWKHNFAWPFYVPVDAIKLGLPDYHKIIKQPMDMGTIKKRLEHNYYWSASECMQDFNTMFTNCYIYNKPTDDIVLMAQALEKIFLQKVAMMPQEEVELLPPTPKPKKSKSIGGLDGSESPPSFPGSTTSVIGSSTMSTITPKVPAVQCSPNAPMIPVVSPSQPLVKKKGVKRKADTTTPTTSAITASRSESPSPVSEGKQGKVMSRRESTGRPIKAPKKDLVEGELGQHGSKRSRMSEQLKYCDSILKEMLSKKHAAYAWPFYKPVDAEALELHDYHEIIKHPMDLSTVKKKIDGREYPDAQMFAADVRIMFSNCYKYNPPDHEVVAMARKLQDVFEMRFAKMPDEPVELSPGAGGMVSKGDNSSSGDSSSSDCSDSEEERASRLAELQEQLKAVHEQLAALSQAPVSKPKKKDKKEKDKKKKDKDNKHSKTKTDEEKKAKSGQPAKQGQQKKPSRKANSTVTGSRQPKKGGRGYESDEEESLPMTYDEKRQLSLDINRLPGEKLGRVVHIIQSREPSLRDSNPDEIEIDFETLKPSTLRELERYVKSCLQKKQRKPQQKGAGTGASRLSGSSSSSDSGSSSSSGSSSDSSDSD from the exons ATGTCTGCTGTTACCTCAGCAACCCCGGCCCCTCCTCAGGGAGTCAACCCCCCACCCCCGGAGGTGACCAATCCCACCAAACCAGGTCGGAAAACCAACCAACTACAGTACATGCAGAATGTAATGGTCAAGACGTTGTGGAAGCATAACTTTGCCTGGCCCTTCTACGTGCCAGTCGATGCCATCAAATTGGGACTTCCG GATTACCATAAGATCATAAAGCAACCTATGGACATGGGAACCATCAAAAAGAGACTGGAGCATAACTACTATTGGAGTGCCAGTGAATGCATGCAGGACTTCAACACCATGTTCACCAACTGTTACATATATAACAAG CCAACAGATGACATTGTCCTGATGGCACAGGCCTTGGAGAAGATCTTCCTGCAGAAAGTTGCCATGATGCCCCAGGAGGAGGTGGAGCTTCTGCCTCCTACACCCAAACCCAAGAAAAGCAAAAGCATAG GTGGTCTGGATGGAAGTGAGTCACCACCGTCCTTCCCTGGCTCTACGACATCTGTGATTGGCTCTTCTACAATGTCTACCATTACCCCCAAAGTCCCAGCTGTGCAGTGCTCGCCCAATGCTCCCATGATTCCCGTCGTCTCACCCTCACAACCTCTTGTCAAA AAGAAGGGGGTAAAGAGGAAAGCAGACACCACCACCCCCACGACATCTGCAATCACAGCCAGCCGGAGTGAATCTCCCAGCCCCGTCTCAGAGGGCAAGCAGGGTAAAGTGATGTCCAGAAGGGAGAGCACAGGCCGTCCGATCAAAGCTCCCAAGAAAGACCTTGTGGAAGGGGAGTTGGGCCAGCATGGCAGCAAGCGGAGCAGAATGAGTGAGCAGCTCAAGTACTGCGACAGTATCCTGAAGGAGATGTTGTCAAAGAAACATGCTGCGTATGCCTGGCCCTTCTATAAGCCTGTAGACGCTGAGGCTCTGGAGCTACATGACTACCACGAGATCATAAAGCACCCCATGGATCTCAGCACTGTCAAA AAAAAGATAGATGGCCGGGAGTATCCAGATGCACAGATGTTTGCAGCGGATGTTCGAataatgttctcaaattgttacAAGTATAACCCTCCAGATCACGAGGTTGTTGCCATGGCCAGAAAACTCCAG GATGTGTTTGAGATGCGTTTTGCTAAGATGCCTGATGAACCGGTGGAGCTGAGCCCCGGTGCAGGCGGTATGGTCAGTAAAGGTGACAACTCGAGCAGCGGTGACTCCTCCAGCTCGGACTGCTCCGACTCGGAGGAGGAGCGGGCCTCCCGGCTCGCCGAGCTGCAGGAACAG CTAAAGGCTGTCCACGAACAGCTTGCCGCGCTCTCTCAGGCCCCTGTGAGCAAACCGAAGAAGAAAGACaagaaggagaaagacaagaaGAAGAAAGACAAGGACAACAAGCACAGCAAAACCAAGACGGACGAGGAGAAGAAGGCCAAGTCTGGGCAGCCTGCCAAGCAGGGCCAGCAGAAGAAACCCTCCAGGAAAGCCAACAGCACAGTGACTGGCTCCAG GCAACCAAAGAAGGGGGGCCGGGGCTACGAGTCTGACGAGGAGGAGTCCCTGCCTATGACGTACGACGAGAAGCGCCAGCTCAGCCTGGACATCAACAGGCTCCCAGGAGAGAAGCTGGGCCGGGTTGTGCACATCATCCAGTCCCGAGAGCCCTCGCTGCGAGACTCCAACCCAGACGAGATCGAGATTGACTTTGAGACGCTCAAACCCTCCACCCTACGCGAACTCGAGCGATACGTCAAGTCCTGTTTACAGAAGAAACAGCGGAAACCCCAAC agaagggtgctggtactggtgcgtCCCGTCTCAGCGGCAGCAGTAGTTCTTCAGATTCTGGCAGCAGCAGCTCCAGTGGGTCCAGTTCTGACAGCAGTGACTCCGACTGA
- the brd3a gene encoding bromodomain-containing protein 3a isoform X3, whose product MSAVTSATPAPPQGVNPPPPEVTNPTKPGRKTNQLQYMQNVMVKTLWKHNFAWPFYVPVDAIKLGLPDYHKIIKQPMDMGTIKKRLEHNYYWSASECMQDFNTMFTNCYIYNKPTDDIVLMAQALEKIFLQKVAMMPQEEVELLPPTPKPKKSKSIGGLDGSESPPSFPGSTTSVIGSSTMSTITPKVPAVQCSPNAPMIPVVSPSQPLVKKKGVKRKADTTTPTTSAITASRSESPSPVSEGKQGKVMSRRESTGRPIKAPKKDLVEGELGQHGSKRSRMSEQLKYCDSILKEMLSKKHAAYAWPFYKPVDAEALELHDYHEIIKHPMDLSTVKKKIDGREYPDAQMFAADVRIMFSNCYKYNPPDHEVVAMARKLQDVFEMRFAKMPDEPVELSPGAGGMVSKGDNSSSGDSSSSDCSDSEEERASRLAELQEQCISVERPNGSGQGEKNGCTKRFQLKAVHEQLAALSQAPVSKPKKKDKKEKDKKKKDKDNKHSKTKTDEEKKAKSGQPAKQGQQKKPSRKANSTVTGSRQPKKGGRGYESDEEESLPMTYDEKRQLSLDINRLPGEKLGRVVHIIQSREPSLRDSNPDEIEIDFETLKPSTLRELERYVKSCLQKKQRKPQQKGAGTGASRLSGSSSSSDSGSSSSSGSSSDSSDSD is encoded by the exons ATGTCTGCTGTTACCTCAGCAACCCCGGCCCCTCCTCAGGGAGTCAACCCCCCACCCCCGGAGGTGACCAATCCCACCAAACCAGGTCGGAAAACCAACCAACTACAGTACATGCAGAATGTAATGGTCAAGACGTTGTGGAAGCATAACTTTGCCTGGCCCTTCTACGTGCCAGTCGATGCCATCAAATTGGGACTTCCG GATTACCATAAGATCATAAAGCAACCTATGGACATGGGAACCATCAAAAAGAGACTGGAGCATAACTACTATTGGAGTGCCAGTGAATGCATGCAGGACTTCAACACCATGTTCACCAACTGTTACATATATAACAAG CCAACAGATGACATTGTCCTGATGGCACAGGCCTTGGAGAAGATCTTCCTGCAGAAAGTTGCCATGATGCCCCAGGAGGAGGTGGAGCTTCTGCCTCCTACACCCAAACCCAAGAAAAGCAAAAGCATAG GTGGTCTGGATGGAAGTGAGTCACCACCGTCCTTCCCTGGCTCTACGACATCTGTGATTGGCTCTTCTACAATGTCTACCATTACCCCCAAAGTCCCAGCTGTGCAGTGCTCGCCCAATGCTCCCATGATTCCCGTCGTCTCACCCTCACAACCTCTTGTCAAA AAGAAGGGGGTAAAGAGGAAAGCAGACACCACCACCCCCACGACATCTGCAATCACAGCCAGCCGGAGTGAATCTCCCAGCCCCGTCTCAGAGGGCAAGCAGGGTAAAGTGATGTCCAGAAGGGAGAGCACAGGCCGTCCGATCAAAGCTCCCAAGAAAGACCTTGTGGAAGGGGAGTTGGGCCAGCATGGCAGCAAGCGGAGCAGAATGAGTGAGCAGCTCAAGTACTGCGACAGTATCCTGAAGGAGATGTTGTCAAAGAAACATGCTGCGTATGCCTGGCCCTTCTATAAGCCTGTAGACGCTGAGGCTCTGGAGCTACATGACTACCACGAGATCATAAAGCACCCCATGGATCTCAGCACTGTCAAA AAAAAGATAGATGGCCGGGAGTATCCAGATGCACAGATGTTTGCAGCGGATGTTCGAataatgttctcaaattgttacAAGTATAACCCTCCAGATCACGAGGTTGTTGCCATGGCCAGAAAACTCCAG GATGTGTTTGAGATGCGTTTTGCTAAGATGCCTGATGAACCGGTGGAGCTGAGCCCCGGTGCAGGCGGTATGGTCAGTAAAGGTGACAACTCGAGCAGCGGTGACTCCTCCAGCTCGGACTGCTCCGACTCGGAGGAGGAGCGGGCCTCCCGGCTCGCCGAGCTGCAGGAACAG TGTATCTCTGTGGAGCGCCCCAATGGTAGCGGGCAGGGGGAAAAAAACGGGTGCACCAAGCGTTTTCAG CTAAAGGCTGTCCACGAACAGCTTGCCGCGCTCTCTCAGGCCCCTGTGAGCAAACCGAAGAAGAAAGACaagaaggagaaagacaagaaGAAGAAAGACAAGGACAACAAGCACAGCAAAACCAAGACGGACGAGGAGAAGAAGGCCAAGTCTGGGCAGCCTGCCAAGCAGGGCCAGCAGAAGAAACCCTCCAGGAAAGCCAACAGCACAGTGACTGGCTCCAG GCAACCAAAGAAGGGGGGCCGGGGCTACGAGTCTGACGAGGAGGAGTCCCTGCCTATGACGTACGACGAGAAGCGCCAGCTCAGCCTGGACATCAACAGGCTCCCAGGAGAGAAGCTGGGCCGGGTTGTGCACATCATCCAGTCCCGAGAGCCCTCGCTGCGAGACTCCAACCCAGACGAGATCGAGATTGACTTTGAGACGCTCAAACCCTCCACCCTACGCGAACTCGAGCGATACGTCAAGTCCTGTTTACAGAAGAAACAGCGGAAACCCCAAC agaagggtgctggtactggtgcgtCCCGTCTCAGCGGCAGCAGTAGTTCTTCAGATTCTGGCAGCAGCAGCTCCAGTGGGTCCAGTTCTGACAGCAGTGACTCCGACTGA
- the brd3a gene encoding bromodomain-containing protein 3a isoform X4 — protein sequence MSAVTSATPAPPQGVNPPPPEVTNPTKPGRKTNQLQYMQNVMVKTLWKHNFAWPFYVPVDAIKLGLPDYHKIIKQPMDMGTIKKRLEHNYYWSASECMQDFNTMFTNCYIYNKPTDDIVLMAQALEKIFLQKVAMMPQEEVELLPPTPKPKKSKSIGGLDGSESPPSFPGSTTSVIGSSTMSTITPKVPAVQCSPNAPMIPVVSPSQPLVKKKGVKRKADTTTPTTSAITASRSESPSPVSEGKQGKVMSRRESTGRPIKAPKKDLVEGELGQHGSKRSRMSEQLKYCDSILKEMLSKKHAAYAWPFYKPVDAEALELHDYHEIIKHPMDLSTVKKKIDGREYPDAQMFAADVRIMFSNCYKYNPPDHEVVAMARKLQDVFEMRFAKMPDEPVELSPGAGGMVSKGDNSSSGDSSSSDCSDSEEERASRLAELQEQVGAEQLKAVHEQLAALSQAPVSKPKKKDKKEKDKKKKDKDNKHSKTKTDEEKKAKSGQPAKQGQQKKPSRKANSTVTGSRQPKKGGRGYESDEEESLPMTYDEKRQLSLDINRLPGEKLGRVVHIIQSREPSLRDSNPDEIEIDFETLKPSTLRELERYVKSCLQKKQRKPQQKGAGTGASRLSGSSSSSDSGSSSSSGSSSDSSDSD from the exons ATGTCTGCTGTTACCTCAGCAACCCCGGCCCCTCCTCAGGGAGTCAACCCCCCACCCCCGGAGGTGACCAATCCCACCAAACCAGGTCGGAAAACCAACCAACTACAGTACATGCAGAATGTAATGGTCAAGACGTTGTGGAAGCATAACTTTGCCTGGCCCTTCTACGTGCCAGTCGATGCCATCAAATTGGGACTTCCG GATTACCATAAGATCATAAAGCAACCTATGGACATGGGAACCATCAAAAAGAGACTGGAGCATAACTACTATTGGAGTGCCAGTGAATGCATGCAGGACTTCAACACCATGTTCACCAACTGTTACATATATAACAAG CCAACAGATGACATTGTCCTGATGGCACAGGCCTTGGAGAAGATCTTCCTGCAGAAAGTTGCCATGATGCCCCAGGAGGAGGTGGAGCTTCTGCCTCCTACACCCAAACCCAAGAAAAGCAAAAGCATAG GTGGTCTGGATGGAAGTGAGTCACCACCGTCCTTCCCTGGCTCTACGACATCTGTGATTGGCTCTTCTACAATGTCTACCATTACCCCCAAAGTCCCAGCTGTGCAGTGCTCGCCCAATGCTCCCATGATTCCCGTCGTCTCACCCTCACAACCTCTTGTCAAA AAGAAGGGGGTAAAGAGGAAAGCAGACACCACCACCCCCACGACATCTGCAATCACAGCCAGCCGGAGTGAATCTCCCAGCCCCGTCTCAGAGGGCAAGCAGGGTAAAGTGATGTCCAGAAGGGAGAGCACAGGCCGTCCGATCAAAGCTCCCAAGAAAGACCTTGTGGAAGGGGAGTTGGGCCAGCATGGCAGCAAGCGGAGCAGAATGAGTGAGCAGCTCAAGTACTGCGACAGTATCCTGAAGGAGATGTTGTCAAAGAAACATGCTGCGTATGCCTGGCCCTTCTATAAGCCTGTAGACGCTGAGGCTCTGGAGCTACATGACTACCACGAGATCATAAAGCACCCCATGGATCTCAGCACTGTCAAA AAAAAGATAGATGGCCGGGAGTATCCAGATGCACAGATGTTTGCAGCGGATGTTCGAataatgttctcaaattgttacAAGTATAACCCTCCAGATCACGAGGTTGTTGCCATGGCCAGAAAACTCCAG GATGTGTTTGAGATGCGTTTTGCTAAGATGCCTGATGAACCGGTGGAGCTGAGCCCCGGTGCAGGCGGTATGGTCAGTAAAGGTGACAACTCGAGCAGCGGTGACTCCTCCAGCTCGGACTGCTCCGACTCGGAGGAGGAGCGGGCCTCCCGGCTCGCCGAGCTGCAGGAACAGGTGGGTGCGGAACAG CTAAAGGCTGTCCACGAACAGCTTGCCGCGCTCTCTCAGGCCCCTGTGAGCAAACCGAAGAAGAAAGACaagaaggagaaagacaagaaGAAGAAAGACAAGGACAACAAGCACAGCAAAACCAAGACGGACGAGGAGAAGAAGGCCAAGTCTGGGCAGCCTGCCAAGCAGGGCCAGCAGAAGAAACCCTCCAGGAAAGCCAACAGCACAGTGACTGGCTCCAG GCAACCAAAGAAGGGGGGCCGGGGCTACGAGTCTGACGAGGAGGAGTCCCTGCCTATGACGTACGACGAGAAGCGCCAGCTCAGCCTGGACATCAACAGGCTCCCAGGAGAGAAGCTGGGCCGGGTTGTGCACATCATCCAGTCCCGAGAGCCCTCGCTGCGAGACTCCAACCCAGACGAGATCGAGATTGACTTTGAGACGCTCAAACCCTCCACCCTACGCGAACTCGAGCGATACGTCAAGTCCTGTTTACAGAAGAAACAGCGGAAACCCCAAC agaagggtgctggtactggtgcgtCCCGTCTCAGCGGCAGCAGTAGTTCTTCAGATTCTGGCAGCAGCAGCTCCAGTGGGTCCAGTTCTGACAGCAGTGACTCCGACTGA
- the brd3a gene encoding bromodomain-containing protein 3a isoform X1, which produces MSAVTSATPAPPQGVNPPPPEVTNPTKPGRKTNQLQYMQNVMVKTLWKHNFAWPFYVPVDAIKLGLPDYHKIIKQPMDMGTIKKRLEHNYYWSASECMQDFNTMFTNCYIYNKPTDDIVLMAQALEKIFLQKVAMMPQEEVELLPPTPKPKKSKSIGGLDGSESPPSFPGSTTSVIGSSTMSTITPKVPAVQCSPNAPMIPVVSPSQPLVKKKGVKRKADTTTPTTSAITASRSESPSPVSEGKQGKVMSRRESTGRPIKAPKKDLVEGELGQHGSKRSRMSEQLKYCDSILKEMLSKKHAAYAWPFYKPVDAEALELHDYHEIIKHPMDLSTVKKKIDGREYPDAQMFAADVRIMFSNCYKYNPPDHEVVAMARKLQDVFEMRFAKMPDEPVELSPGAGGMVSKGDNSSSGDSSSSDCSDSEEERASRLAELQEQVGAEQCISVERPNGSGQGEKNGCTKRFQLKAVHEQLAALSQAPVSKPKKKDKKEKDKKKKDKDNKHSKTKTDEEKKAKSGQPAKQGQQKKPSRKANSTVTGSRQPKKGGRGYESDEEESLPMTYDEKRQLSLDINRLPGEKLGRVVHIIQSREPSLRDSNPDEIEIDFETLKPSTLRELERYVKSCLQKKQRKPQQKGAGTGASRLSGSSSSSDSGSSSSSGSSSDSSDSD; this is translated from the exons ATGTCTGCTGTTACCTCAGCAACCCCGGCCCCTCCTCAGGGAGTCAACCCCCCACCCCCGGAGGTGACCAATCCCACCAAACCAGGTCGGAAAACCAACCAACTACAGTACATGCAGAATGTAATGGTCAAGACGTTGTGGAAGCATAACTTTGCCTGGCCCTTCTACGTGCCAGTCGATGCCATCAAATTGGGACTTCCG GATTACCATAAGATCATAAAGCAACCTATGGACATGGGAACCATCAAAAAGAGACTGGAGCATAACTACTATTGGAGTGCCAGTGAATGCATGCAGGACTTCAACACCATGTTCACCAACTGTTACATATATAACAAG CCAACAGATGACATTGTCCTGATGGCACAGGCCTTGGAGAAGATCTTCCTGCAGAAAGTTGCCATGATGCCCCAGGAGGAGGTGGAGCTTCTGCCTCCTACACCCAAACCCAAGAAAAGCAAAAGCATAG GTGGTCTGGATGGAAGTGAGTCACCACCGTCCTTCCCTGGCTCTACGACATCTGTGATTGGCTCTTCTACAATGTCTACCATTACCCCCAAAGTCCCAGCTGTGCAGTGCTCGCCCAATGCTCCCATGATTCCCGTCGTCTCACCCTCACAACCTCTTGTCAAA AAGAAGGGGGTAAAGAGGAAAGCAGACACCACCACCCCCACGACATCTGCAATCACAGCCAGCCGGAGTGAATCTCCCAGCCCCGTCTCAGAGGGCAAGCAGGGTAAAGTGATGTCCAGAAGGGAGAGCACAGGCCGTCCGATCAAAGCTCCCAAGAAAGACCTTGTGGAAGGGGAGTTGGGCCAGCATGGCAGCAAGCGGAGCAGAATGAGTGAGCAGCTCAAGTACTGCGACAGTATCCTGAAGGAGATGTTGTCAAAGAAACATGCTGCGTATGCCTGGCCCTTCTATAAGCCTGTAGACGCTGAGGCTCTGGAGCTACATGACTACCACGAGATCATAAAGCACCCCATGGATCTCAGCACTGTCAAA AAAAAGATAGATGGCCGGGAGTATCCAGATGCACAGATGTTTGCAGCGGATGTTCGAataatgttctcaaattgttacAAGTATAACCCTCCAGATCACGAGGTTGTTGCCATGGCCAGAAAACTCCAG GATGTGTTTGAGATGCGTTTTGCTAAGATGCCTGATGAACCGGTGGAGCTGAGCCCCGGTGCAGGCGGTATGGTCAGTAAAGGTGACAACTCGAGCAGCGGTGACTCCTCCAGCTCGGACTGCTCCGACTCGGAGGAGGAGCGGGCCTCCCGGCTCGCCGAGCTGCAGGAACAGGTGGGTGCGGAACAG TGTATCTCTGTGGAGCGCCCCAATGGTAGCGGGCAGGGGGAAAAAAACGGGTGCACCAAGCGTTTTCAG CTAAAGGCTGTCCACGAACAGCTTGCCGCGCTCTCTCAGGCCCCTGTGAGCAAACCGAAGAAGAAAGACaagaaggagaaagacaagaaGAAGAAAGACAAGGACAACAAGCACAGCAAAACCAAGACGGACGAGGAGAAGAAGGCCAAGTCTGGGCAGCCTGCCAAGCAGGGCCAGCAGAAGAAACCCTCCAGGAAAGCCAACAGCACAGTGACTGGCTCCAG GCAACCAAAGAAGGGGGGCCGGGGCTACGAGTCTGACGAGGAGGAGTCCCTGCCTATGACGTACGACGAGAAGCGCCAGCTCAGCCTGGACATCAACAGGCTCCCAGGAGAGAAGCTGGGCCGGGTTGTGCACATCATCCAGTCCCGAGAGCCCTCGCTGCGAGACTCCAACCCAGACGAGATCGAGATTGACTTTGAGACGCTCAAACCCTCCACCCTACGCGAACTCGAGCGATACGTCAAGTCCTGTTTACAGAAGAAACAGCGGAAACCCCAAC agaagggtgctggtactggtgcgtCCCGTCTCAGCGGCAGCAGTAGTTCTTCAGATTCTGGCAGCAGCAGCTCCAGTGGGTCCAGTTCTGACAGCAGTGACTCCGACTGA